In one Erythrobacteraceae bacterium WH01K genomic region, the following are encoded:
- a CDS encoding beta-ketoacyl-ACP synthase III, which yields MSMTYKPVISATGLFTPQESITNEELVASFNEFVSRHNARFADEIAAGEVEALQPSSTEFIEKASGIKARHVMSKEPVLDPDVMSPKWPERSNDELSLMAEIGVAAAKRAMESAGRDAKDIDAVLCAASNMERPYPAMAIEIQQALGIDGFGFDMNVACSSATFGIQTAADYIRAGNARSVLVVSPEITSGHLNWRDRDSHFIFGDVATAVLVEDASLAPETHWEILGTRLKTVFSNNIRNNFGFLNRAHPDTADAADKLFVQEGRKVFKEVVPMVATMILEEAERLSIDSQGLRRLWLHQANSGMNRLIAQRVLGHEASDEESPTVLDTYGNTSSAGSIIAFHKHNGDLEAGDTGLICSFGAGYSAGTVFVRKV from the coding sequence ATGAGCATGACATACAAGCCCGTAATCTCTGCGACCGGTCTCTTCACGCCGCAGGAAAGCATCACGAACGAAGAACTGGTCGCCAGTTTCAACGAGTTCGTCTCGCGCCACAACGCCAGGTTTGCCGATGAAATCGCTGCCGGCGAGGTCGAGGCGCTCCAGCCCAGCTCGACCGAGTTCATCGAGAAGGCGAGCGGGATCAAGGCGCGACATGTCATGTCTAAGGAGCCGGTCCTCGATCCCGATGTGATGAGCCCGAAATGGCCGGAGCGGTCGAACGACGAACTGTCGCTGATGGCCGAAATCGGCGTTGCCGCGGCAAAGCGGGCAATGGAGAGCGCGGGCAGGGACGCGAAGGATATCGACGCTGTCCTGTGCGCGGCTTCCAACATGGAGCGTCCCTATCCGGCAATGGCCATCGAGATCCAGCAGGCGCTGGGCATCGACGGGTTCGGCTTCGACATGAATGTCGCGTGTTCCTCCGCGACGTTCGGCATCCAGACGGCGGCCGATTACATCCGTGCGGGTAATGCCCGCAGCGTGCTCGTGGTCAGCCCCGAAATCACCTCCGGCCACCTGAACTGGCGCGACCGTGACAGCCATTTCATCTTCGGGGATGTCGCCACCGCCGTTCTGGTGGAAGACGCATCCCTCGCGCCGGAAACGCATTGGGAAATTTTGGGAACGCGCCTCAAGACCGTGTTTTCCAACAATATCCGCAACAATTTCGGTTTCCTCAACCGAGCCCACCCGGACACCGCCGACGCGGCCGACAAGCTGTTCGTGCAGGAGGGGCGCAAGGTGTTCAAGGAAGTGGTGCCGATGGTCGCCACGATGATCCTCGAAGAGGCAGAGCGGCTGTCTATCGATAGCCAGGGTCTGCGGCGCCTCTGGCTTCACCAGGCGAATTCGGGAATGAACCGGCTGATTGCGCAACGTGTCCTTGGGCACGAGGCCAGCGATGAAGAGAGCCCGACTGTTCTCGACACCTATGGCAATACGTCCAGCGCCGGCTCGATCATCGCTTTCCACAAGCATAACGGCGATCTGGAAGCGGGCGATACCGGCCTGATTTGCAGCTTCGGCGCAGGATATTCGGCCGGGACGGTGTTCGTCCGCAAGGTCTGA
- a CDS encoding phosphatidylserine decarboxylase → MSGDLLDNKGRGDAGWEWPAIHPEGRKYGVVVAGLSLLAAFLAWETIAWPLAFLSIGVLAFFRDPERVVLQDDSAIVSPADGTVSLIRIVEPPLDMQGADPDGTPGLPAQPMTRVSIFMSVFDVHINRTPIAGMIARLVYVPGKFINADLDKASEENERQHFLVRRPDGITVGFTQIAGLVARRIVPFVKQGDTLAAGQRVGLIRFGSRVDIYLPAGTEPQVIMGQKVVAGETVLARIGQAPELEGVAQ, encoded by the coding sequence ATGTCTGGTGATTTGCTTGATAACAAAGGGCGCGGAGATGCGGGCTGGGAATGGCCGGCAATCCACCCGGAAGGTCGCAAATACGGCGTAGTGGTTGCAGGCCTGTCGCTGCTGGCGGCGTTCCTCGCGTGGGAAACCATCGCCTGGCCGCTCGCCTTCCTCTCGATCGGTGTCCTGGCGTTCTTCCGCGATCCGGAACGCGTCGTCCTGCAGGACGATTCCGCCATTGTGTCGCCCGCCGATGGGACCGTATCGCTGATCCGCATAGTGGAACCGCCCCTCGACATGCAGGGAGCCGATCCCGATGGAACGCCCGGTCTGCCGGCACAGCCCATGACGCGCGTCTCCATCTTCATGTCGGTGTTCGACGTGCATATCAACCGCACCCCGATTGCCGGGATGATCGCGCGCCTGGTCTATGTACCGGGCAAGTTCATCAACGCCGATCTCGACAAGGCGAGCGAGGAAAACGAGCGGCAGCATTTCCTCGTCCGGCGCCCTGACGGCATCACGGTCGGTTTCACGCAGATCGCAGGCCTTGTCGCACGCCGCATCGTTCCCTTCGTCAAACAGGGCGATACCCTGGCCGCCGGGCAGCGAGTCGGATTGATCCGGTTCGGCAGCCGCGTGGACATATACCTGCCAGCCGGAACGGAGCCGCAGGTGATCATGGGCCAGAAGGTCGTGGCCGGGGAAACGGTGCTCGCCCGCATCGGGCAGGCGCCCGAGCTGGAAGGCGTGGCGCAGTGA
- a CDS encoding phosphatidylcholine/phosphatidylserine synthase — MGPKATEAEVPIGRDGGGLRLRAVLPNAITAAALCSGLTGIRFAVTGNWPEAVLAIVLAGVLDGMDGRVARLLKAQSRFGAELDSLADSLSFGMAPAIILYLWSLQAVPNLGWFASLAFAVACALRLARFNAQIDVDDQPHKSAGFLTGIPAPVGAGLAFLPIYLWLAGGWDWMRDPWIVGPWMVVIAFLMISNTATLSWMSIRPRRNVRLELILFVGILFAALLVEPWWTLAAICAGYLLLMPYAWMKYARIKRQVSSAGPADTPAAAPDE, encoded by the coding sequence ATGGGGCCCAAGGCGACCGAGGCTGAGGTTCCGATCGGCCGCGATGGCGGCGGTCTTCGTCTGCGCGCCGTGCTGCCGAATGCCATCACCGCAGCCGCGCTGTGTTCCGGCCTGACCGGCATTCGATTCGCCGTCACGGGCAACTGGCCCGAGGCGGTGCTGGCAATCGTCCTTGCAGGGGTGCTCGATGGTATGGATGGCCGGGTCGCACGGCTCTTGAAGGCGCAATCACGGTTCGGGGCGGAACTCGACAGTCTCGCCGACTCGCTGTCCTTCGGCATGGCGCCGGCGATTATCCTCTATTTGTGGTCGCTTCAGGCCGTGCCCAATCTCGGCTGGTTCGCTTCTCTTGCGTTCGCCGTGGCTTGTGCTCTCCGCCTTGCGCGGTTCAATGCGCAGATCGATGTCGACGACCAGCCGCACAAGTCGGCAGGCTTTCTGACGGGCATTCCCGCGCCGGTTGGGGCGGGTCTGGCGTTCCTGCCGATCTACCTCTGGCTCGCCGGGGGATGGGATTGGATGCGCGACCCCTGGATCGTCGGCCCATGGATGGTGGTGATCGCGTTCCTGATGATCTCGAACACGGCCACGCTCAGCTGGATGTCGATCCGGCCGCGTCGCAATGTGAGGCTGGAACTCATACTGTTTGTCGGCATCCTGTTTGCCGCATTGCTGGTCGAACCGTGGTGGACGCTAGCGGCGATCTGCGCCGGATACCTCTTGCTGATGCCTTATGCGTGGATGAAATATGCGCGGATCAAGCGGCAAGTTTCATCTGCAGGGCCGGCTGACACTCCAGCCGCCGCGCCGGACGAATAA
- the rpsB gene encoding 30S ribosomal protein S2 produces MAAPTVTMQQLIEAGAHFGHQTHRWNPRMKPYIFGARNGVHIIDLSQTVPLMARALDFVASTAASGGKVLFVGTKRQAQEPMAEAARMSGQHFVNHRWLGGMLTNWKTISQSIKRLKSLDEQLGGEISGLTKKEVLQLTRERDKLELSLGGIRDMGGIPDVMIVVDANKEDLAIKEANVLGIPVVGILDTNVDPSGISFPVPGNDDAARAVRLYTEAFGEAAAAGRNQAQGKNAGEMENPPAEAAA; encoded by the coding sequence ATGGCGGCACCTACCGTCACGATGCAGCAACTGATCGAGGCCGGCGCACATTTCGGCCACCAGACCCACCGCTGGAACCCGCGGATGAAGCCGTATATCTTCGGCGCCCGCAACGGTGTTCACATCATCGACCTGTCGCAGACCGTGCCCCTGATGGCGCGCGCGCTCGACTTCGTGGCCTCCACCGCCGCTTCGGGCGGCAAGGTCCTGTTCGTCGGCACCAAGCGCCAGGCGCAGGAGCCGATGGCCGAGGCAGCCCGCATGAGCGGCCAGCACTTCGTCAACCATCGCTGGCTCGGCGGCATGCTGACCAACTGGAAGACCATCAGCCAGTCGATCAAGCGTCTCAAGTCGCTCGACGAGCAGCTGGGCGGCGAGATTTCCGGCCTGACCAAGAAGGAAGTCCTCCAGCTGACGCGTGAGCGTGACAAGCTGGAACTCTCCCTCGGCGGCATCCGCGACATGGGCGGCATCCCCGACGTGATGATCGTGGTCGACGCCAACAAGGAAGACCTCGCCATCAAGGAAGCCAACGTGCTGGGTATCCCCGTCGTCGGCATCCTCGACACCAATGTCGATCCCAGCGGCATCTCGTTCCCGGTTCCTGGCAACGACGACGCTGCACGCGCCGTGCGTCTCTACACCGAAGCATTCGGCGAAGCGGCGGCTGCAGGCCGTAACCAGGCTCAGGGCAAGAATGCAGGCGAGATGGAAAATCCGCCGGCCGAAGCTGCTGCCTGA
- the tsf gene encoding translation elongation factor Ts, translated as MADFTIADVKTLREKTGAGMMDAKKALTETGGDIEAAVDALRAKGLAAAQKKSSRTAAEGLVGVAVEGTKGVAVEVNSETDFVAKNDKFQDFVRKTTQTALAADNDDVEALKGMDYPDGGTVSDKLTDNVATIGENQQIRRMKSVTVSKGMVIPYVHNAAAPNLGKIGVLVALESDAGADVLEPLGKQLAMHIAAAFPQALDADGLDADVIARERAIAQEKAAESGKPENVQEKMVDGAIKKFAKENALLSQLFVIDNKTPIADVVANAGKDAGTTIALKDYVRFQLGEGIEKKEEDFAAEVAATLKG; from the coding sequence ATGGCCGATTTCACCATCGCCGATGTAAAAACCCTGCGCGAGAAAACAGGCGCGGGCATGATGGACGCCAAGAAGGCGCTGACCGAAACCGGTGGCGACATCGAAGCTGCCGTCGATGCGCTGCGCGCAAAGGGCCTGGCTGCAGCACAGAAGAAGTCCAGCCGCACTGCTGCCGAAGGTCTCGTCGGCGTGGCCGTCGAGGGCACTAAGGGCGTCGCCGTCGAAGTAAACTCCGAGACCGACTTCGTTGCGAAGAACGACAAGTTCCAGGACTTCGTTCGCAAGACGACGCAGACCGCGCTGGCTGCCGACAATGACGATGTCGAAGCGCTGAAGGGCATGGATTATCCCGATGGCGGTACCGTTTCCGACAAGTTGACCGATAATGTCGCCACGATCGGTGAAAACCAGCAGATCCGCCGCATGAAGAGTGTGACGGTGTCCAAGGGCATGGTCATCCCCTATGTGCACAACGCTGCCGCGCCGAACCTCGGCAAGATCGGCGTGCTCGTCGCGCTGGAAAGCGATGCCGGTGCAGACGTGCTGGAACCGCTGGGCAAGCAGCTGGCCATGCACATCGCCGCAGCATTCCCGCAGGCGCTCGACGCTGACGGCCTCGATGCCGACGTCATCGCCCGCGAACGCGCCATTGCACAGGAAAAAGCAGCCGAAAGCGGCAAGCCGGAAAACGTGCAGGAAAAGATGGTCGACGGTGCGATCAAGAAGTTCGCCAAGGAAAACGCGCTTCTTTCGCAGCTGTTCGTGATCGACAACAAGACGCCGATCGCAGACGTCGTGGCAAATGCGGGCAAGGATGCCGGCACGACAATCGCGCTGAAGGACTATGTCCGCTTCCAGCTCGGCGAAGGCATCGAGAAGAAGGAAGAGGATTTCGCCGCGGAAGTCGCAGCGACCCTCAAGGGCTGA
- the pyrH gene encoding UMP kinase, whose translation MSLPKMKRVLLKLSGEVLMGKNEFGIDPAFVAELAQEVKAARDTGLEICLVIGGGNIFRGMAGAAQGMDRAQADYMGMLATVMNALAMQNALEQLGVPTRVQSAIQMDQVCEPVIRRRAERHLEKGRIVIFAAGVGAPYFTTDSGAALRAAEMRCDALLKGTSVDGVYDSDPKKNAGAKRFDIVGYDRVLADNLKVMDASAVALCRDNQIPIVVFSIREEGNLARVLDGEGVQTIVTDQ comes from the coding sequence ATGTCCCTTCCCAAGATGAAACGCGTCCTCCTGAAGCTTTCCGGCGAGGTGCTGATGGGCAAGAACGAGTTTGGCATCGATCCGGCTTTCGTCGCCGAGCTGGCGCAGGAAGTGAAGGCGGCGCGCGACACCGGGCTGGAAATCTGCCTGGTCATCGGCGGCGGCAATATCTTCCGCGGCATGGCTGGCGCAGCGCAGGGCATGGACCGGGCGCAGGCCGATTACATGGGCATGCTGGCCACCGTCATGAATGCCCTGGCGATGCAGAACGCTCTTGAGCAGCTCGGCGTGCCGACGCGTGTCCAGTCTGCAATCCAGATGGACCAGGTTTGCGAACCGGTCATCCGGAGGCGGGCAGAGCGTCACCTCGAGAAGGGGCGGATCGTCATCTTCGCTGCGGGTGTCGGCGCGCCCTATTTCACGACCGACAGCGGGGCTGCCCTGCGTGCGGCCGAGATGCGCTGCGATGCCCTACTGAAAGGGACCAGCGTCGACGGCGTCTATGACAGCGATCCCAAAAAGAATGCCGGGGCAAAGCGTTTCGATATCGTCGGTTACGACAGGGTGCTGGCGGACAACCTGAAGGTGATGGACGCCTCTGCCGTGGCGCTTTGCCGTGACAACCAGATTCCGATCGTCGTGTTCTCCATCCGGGAAGAGGGCAATCTGGCCCGCGTCCTTGATGGCGAAGGCGTACAGACGATCGTCACCGACCAATAA
- the frr gene encoding ribosome recycling factor: protein MAKFDKADIERRMQGAVESLKGDLSGLRTGRANTSLLDPVVCEVYGSMMPLSQVATVNAPEPRMLAVQVWDKSNVSAVEKGIAKANLGLNPMTDGQTIRLPMPDLTEERRKELAKLAGEYAEKAKIAIRNVRRDGMEALKDDEKAKEISEDDRKRSEDEVQKLTDTYVAKADEAAAAKEKEILAQ, encoded by the coding sequence ATGGCCAAGTTTGACAAAGCAGATATCGAACGCCGGATGCAGGGCGCCGTGGAAAGCCTGAAGGGCGACCTGAGCGGTCTTCGGACGGGCCGTGCCAATACCAGCCTGCTCGATCCCGTGGTGTGCGAAGTCTACGGCTCCATGATGCCGCTGAGCCAGGTCGCGACGGTCAATGCGCCGGAGCCGCGTATGCTGGCCGTGCAGGTCTGGGACAAGTCGAATGTCAGCGCGGTGGAGAAGGGGATTGCCAAGGCCAATCTCGGCCTCAATCCCATGACCGATGGCCAGACCATTCGCCTTCCAATGCCCGACCTTACGGAAGAGCGGCGCAAGGAACTGGCCAAGCTGGCGGGCGAGTATGCGGAAAAGGCGAAGATCGCGATCCGCAACGTACGGCGTGACGGCATGGAAGCGCTGAAGGACGACGAGAAGGCGAAGGAAATCTCGGAAGACGATCGCAAGCGGTCGGAAGACGAGGTCCAGAAACTGACCGATACCTACGTTGCGAAAGCGGACGAGGCTGCCGCAGCCAAGGAAAAGGAAATCCTGGCCCAGTAA
- the uppS gene encoding polyprenyl diphosphate synthase, giving the protein MSGDQPQDCAAARHVAIIMDGNGRWAKAKGLPRVMGHRRGVEAVRALVRSVEDMGLECLTLYAFSSENWKRPEGEVDDLMNLMRKFIKSDLPEFIANDVRLHIIGDWQGLAPDIVAMLKDALEKTSGGSRTLAVALNYGAQQEIVRAAAKAAAQGEVTEEGIAAHLDTAQLPPLDLLIRTSGEVRLSNFLLWQSAYAEMLFVDTLWPDFTPEHLRQALEDFGGRERRYGGR; this is encoded by the coding sequence ATGTCCGGCGATCAGCCACAGGATTGCGCGGCGGCGCGGCATGTCGCCATCATCATGGACGGGAATGGTCGCTGGGCGAAGGCGAAGGGGCTGCCCCGCGTCATGGGGCACCGGCGCGGCGTCGAGGCCGTGCGCGCGCTCGTCCGCAGTGTCGAGGACATGGGCCTCGAATGCCTGACGCTCTACGCCTTCAGCTCGGAAAACTGGAAACGGCCCGAAGGAGAGGTCGACGACCTGATGAACCTGATGCGCAAGTTCATCAAATCGGACCTGCCTGAATTCATCGCCAACGATGTGCGCCTGCATATTATCGGTGACTGGCAAGGGCTTGCACCCGATATCGTCGCCATGCTCAAGGATGCGCTGGAAAAGACGTCCGGCGGATCGCGGACCCTGGCCGTGGCGCTGAACTACGGCGCGCAGCAGGAAATCGTTCGCGCTGCGGCAAAGGCGGCAGCGCAGGGCGAGGTGACGGAGGAAGGCATCGCCGCCCATCTGGATACGGCACAGCTACCCCCGCTCGACCTGCTGATCCGCACCAGCGGCGAAGTGCGCCTGTCGAATTTCCTGCTGTGGCAATCGGCCTATGCCGAGATGCTGTTTGTCGATACGCTGTGGCCTGACTTCACGCCCGAGCATTTGCGACAGGCGCTCGAAGATTTCGGGGGGAGAGAACGGCGTTATGGCGGGCGCTGA
- a CDS encoding phosphatidate cytidylyltransferase, with amino-acid sequence MAGAEISGGGKARKSDLGVRFVSAVVMMAVLLAAFAAGDVWFDMFVYVVTFLTIAEFARLVLRATNQPVTRVAGILAGTVLIALAGIVLADLDSYYLLAAIGVVISTDVGAYAMGRTIGGPKIAPSISPSKTWAGLMGGMLFAAIFLILMVTAFHYTGGYKTWGELVDVAWDDALGAAMVGAILAVTAQAGDFAQSWLKRRAGMKDSSKLIPGHGGVFDRVDGLLPVALIVGFISTTFT; translated from the coding sequence ATGGCGGGCGCTGAAATTTCAGGCGGCGGGAAAGCCCGCAAAAGCGATCTCGGCGTGCGGTTCGTATCGGCCGTGGTGATGATGGCCGTGCTGCTGGCTGCATTCGCTGCCGGCGATGTTTGGTTCGACATGTTCGTTTACGTCGTGACCTTCCTGACGATTGCGGAATTCGCCCGGCTCGTACTGCGCGCGACGAACCAGCCGGTAACGCGCGTTGCAGGGATATTGGCCGGGACCGTCCTGATCGCGCTGGCCGGGATCGTGCTGGCGGATCTCGATTCCTATTACCTCCTCGCGGCTATCGGCGTCGTGATTTCGACCGATGTCGGCGCCTATGCGATGGGACGCACCATCGGCGGCCCGAAGATTGCTCCGTCGATCAGTCCGTCGAAAACTTGGGCGGGGCTAATGGGCGGAATGCTGTTCGCGGCGATCTTCCTGATCCTGATGGTCACTGCATTCCACTATACCGGCGGTTACAAAACCTGGGGCGAACTGGTCGATGTCGCTTGGGACGACGCGCTGGGCGCGGCAATGGTCGGAGCCATCCTGGCGGTGACCGCGCAGGCCGGTGATTTCGCGCAAAGCTGGCTCAAGCGCAGGGCCGGGATGAAAGACAGCTCCAAACTCATTCCCGGACATGGCGGTGTGTTCGACCGCGTCGACGGACTTTTGCCGGTGGCGCTGATCGTCGGTTTCATCAGCACGACATTCACCTGA
- the dxr gene encoding 1-deoxy-D-xylulose-5-phosphate reductoisomerase has translation MTRSLSIFGATGSVGSSTLDLVRQDRDAWDVKVLTANSSAAELAALAQEFEAELAVVADESHLPALRDALSGSSIEAAGGRDALCEAATHPADMSVAAIVGCAGLGPVMAAIEQGNSVALANKEALVSAGEVMTAAVERTGATLLPVDSEHNAIFQCLQGGTVEDVRWITLTASGGPLRTWSPAELAKATPQQAIAHPNWDMGAKISVDSATMFNKGLELIEAHHLFPVGLDRIRIVVHPQSVIHSMVEYRDGSTLAQLGPSDMKVPIASCLAWPERMETGCEPLDLPAIGSLTFEHPDEQRFPATRLAREAAEAGGAAPGVLNAANEVAVAAFLDGKIGFTRIAVLVEDALNRFAQPAPRSLDEVLCVDEEARAVAASMIETA, from the coding sequence ATGACCCGCAGCCTGTCCATCTTCGGCGCAACCGGCTCGGTCGGATCTTCGACGCTCGATCTCGTCCGGCAGGATCGCGATGCGTGGGATGTGAAGGTCCTGACTGCCAATTCCAGCGCTGCGGAACTCGCCGCACTGGCGCAGGAATTCGAGGCAGAGCTGGCGGTTGTCGCGGACGAGTCCCACTTGCCGGCCCTGCGCGACGCGTTGTCGGGCAGCTCTATCGAGGCGGCGGGTGGCCGGGACGCCCTTTGCGAGGCCGCAACCCACCCGGCCGACATGAGCGTTGCGGCCATTGTCGGCTGCGCTGGGCTGGGCCCGGTGATGGCGGCGATCGAGCAGGGCAATTCGGTGGCCCTCGCAAACAAGGAAGCGCTTGTATCCGCAGGCGAAGTCATGACCGCTGCGGTCGAGCGCACCGGAGCGACCCTGCTGCCCGTCGATTCGGAGCACAATGCGATCTTCCAGTGCCTGCAGGGCGGGACGGTCGAGGACGTCCGCTGGATTACCCTGACTGCCAGCGGTGGCCCGCTTCGCACGTGGTCGCCAGCCGAACTGGCAAAGGCCACGCCCCAGCAGGCCATTGCCCACCCGAACTGGGACATGGGGGCCAAGATCAGCGTCGATAGCGCCACCATGTTCAACAAGGGGCTGGAGCTGATCGAGGCGCACCACCTCTTCCCCGTCGGGCTCGACCGGATCAGGATCGTCGTCCATCCGCAGAGCGTCATTCATTCGATGGTCGAATACCGCGACGGCTCCACGCTGGCGCAGTTGGGGCCATCCGACATGAAGGTGCCGATTGCCTCGTGCCTCGCCTGGCCGGAGAGGATGGAGACCGGCTGCGAACCGCTGGACTTGCCTGCCATCGGTTCGCTGACCTTCGAGCATCCGGACGAGCAGCGCTTCCCTGCCACGCGGCTTGCCCGCGAGGCTGCGGAAGCAGGCGGGGCCGCTCCCGGCGTGCTGAACGCTGCGAACGAAGTGGCCGTGGCGGCTTTCCTCGACGGTAAGATAGGGTTCACGCGGATTGCGGTATTGGTGGAAGACGCACTGAACAGATTTGCGCAGCCAGCGCCCCGATCGCTCGACGAGGTACTCTGCGTCGATGAAGAGGCCCGCGCCGTGGCGGCATCCATGATAGAGACTGCCTGA
- the rseP gene encoding RIP metalloprotease RseP, giving the protein MFESTPFWMWIAGFLLLLGPLITVHELGHYLVGRWFGVQAEAFSIGFGKELWGRTDRHGTRWKLSALPLGGYVQFKGDMNPASIPDAEAAAALDPAEREGAFQYAALWKRALIVFAGPATNLIVTLAIFACFAMAFGKVEATNTIGGFAETSVAREAGLEVGDRIVAIDGEPTPTFQEIGSRVLMYPDEQVELTVDRDGRQSVIPVTIASVVETDRFGNESRIGRLGVASGSPDVTPVGPLQSLSIGWDQTVGLVDMMVTGIVQILTGDRSVQELGGPIKIAKYSGEQLSLGWLAFANFAALISLNLAFINLLPIPALDGGHLAFYAAEAVRRKPVGPRGMEVAYRTGMALVLMLMLFVTINDLASLSLFG; this is encoded by the coding sequence ATGTTCGAATCGACCCCGTTCTGGATGTGGATCGCCGGTTTCCTGCTCTTGCTGGGGCCGCTGATCACCGTGCACGAACTGGGTCATTACCTCGTAGGTCGCTGGTTCGGCGTGCAGGCGGAGGCGTTTTCCATCGGGTTCGGCAAGGAGCTGTGGGGCCGCACCGACAGGCACGGCACGCGCTGGAAACTGTCCGCCTTGCCGCTGGGCGGGTATGTCCAGTTCAAGGGGGACATGAACCCCGCCAGCATTCCCGATGCCGAGGCCGCTGCCGCGCTGGACCCGGCCGAGCGGGAGGGAGCCTTCCAGTATGCCGCGCTCTGGAAACGGGCGCTGATCGTCTTTGCGGGTCCGGCGACCAATCTGATCGTGACGCTGGCCATCTTTGCGTGCTTCGCCATGGCGTTCGGCAAGGTCGAGGCGACGAACACGATCGGAGGATTCGCGGAAACGTCGGTCGCGCGGGAAGCCGGGCTGGAAGTCGGCGACCGCATCGTCGCCATCGATGGCGAACCGACGCCGACCTTCCAGGAAATCGGCAGCAGGGTCCTGATGTATCCAGACGAGCAGGTCGAGTTGACCGTCGATCGCGACGGGCGGCAGTCGGTGATCCCCGTGACCATTGCCAGCGTCGTCGAAACGGATCGCTTCGGAAATGAATCACGGATCGGGCGGCTGGGTGTCGCCTCCGGTTCGCCTGACGTAACGCCTGTGGGACCGTTGCAATCGCTTTCCATCGGGTGGGACCAGACGGTCGGCCTGGTGGACATGATGGTCACCGGAATCGTGCAGATACTGACCGGGGACCGATCCGTTCAGGAACTGGGCGGACCGATCAAGATCGCGAAATATTCGGGCGAGCAACTCAGCCTGGGCTGGCTGGCCTTCGCCAATTTCGCAGCGCTCATTTCGCTTAACTTGGCATTCATTAACCTCCTGCCAATCCCGGCACTCGACGGCGGGCACCTGGCTTTCTACGCGGCTGAAGCAGTCCGTCGTAAGCCGGTCGGCCCGCGTGGGATGGAAGTTGCGTACCGCACCGGCATGGCCCTCGTGCTGATGCTGATGCTGTTCGTGACGATCAACGACCTGGCCTCTCTGTCACTGTTCGGGTGA